Genomic DNA from Gammaproteobacteria bacterium:
CGAACACGTAAGTGTTTGATTTTCGGAGCGAGCCGCAGGCCGATCCTGCGGCGAAGCGAGTGCAAAATGCCAGGGAAGGCATTTTGCATCAAGCTATCGGCGCGTCCAATCGCGGCAGGCAATGCTAATCTGCCGCCATGGATGTCAGCGACGAGACCTTGAAAAGACTGGCCCAGGAAGTGGGGGAACGGCTCGGGTCCCGCAAGCTCAGCGTGGCGGCGGCGGAATCCTGCACCGGCGGCTGGATCGGCAAGGTGCTGACGGACGTCTCCGGGAGTTCCGGCTGGTTCGAACGCGGCTTCGTCACCTATAGCAATGAATCCAAGGTGGCGATGCTGGGGGTGCGGCAGGCCTCGTTGGACGCCTACGGCGCCGTGTCCGAGGTGGTGGCGCGGGAGATGGCGGAGGGCGCCTGCCACTGGAGCCGGGCCCAGGTGTCGGTGGCGGTGACGGGCATCGCCGGACCCAACGGCGGCAGCCTGGAGAAGCCGGTGGGGACGGTGTGGATCGCCTGGCGCTGGCCTGATGGAAAAGTGACCAGCCAGCATTGCTTGTTCCAAGGTGACCGGGAGTCAGTGCGGCGCCGGTCCGTGAAAGCGGCCCTGGAGGCCTTGCGGGACGGGCTATAGCCAAGACAACTGGAAATCTTTACAGTATTTCCTTGACATCGGCCGACTACTGTATAAACTTACAGGTACCGGCAAATCCCTGGGTACTTCCCGTACCACTGCCGGTGCGGGCCGCGAGAGATGCATCAGCAGTCTCCCAAAAGCACCCAAGTCCAGGCGCCTGCCGCCTCCCGGCTGTTCTTCGCCCTCTGGCCCTCCGACGCCACCCGCGACGCCATATATAAGGCGAGCCGCGAGACGGTCGAGGCGGCCGACGGCAAGCCGGTGCCCGCCGCCAATTTCCACATGACCCTGGTGTTCCTGGGCTCCGTCGCCCAGGACGCGCTCCCGCTGGTGCAGAGCATCGCCGCCTCGGTGCAGGGCGACTCCCTGCGCGTGGAGCTCGACCGCTACGGCTACTGGGAGCACCCGCAGGTGCTCTGGTGCGGCGCAAGCCGCGTGCTGCCCGCCGCCGCGAACCTCGCGGCGAGCCTGCGCGAGCGCCTCATGGCTGCGGGCTTCCGTCCCGATCCCAAGCCCTTCGTCCCGCACGTGACGCTGGCGCGCAAGGTGCGCCGCCCCGGCGCGCTCGGCGCCTTCGGCCCGGTGACGTGGGAGACCTCCGATTTCGCGCTGGTGAATTCCGTCACCGGCATCCACGGCAGTGAATA
This window encodes:
- a CDS encoding nicotinamide-nucleotide amidohydrolase family protein, which encodes MDVSDETLKRLAQEVGERLGSRKLSVAAAESCTGGWIGKVLTDVSGSSGWFERGFVTYSNESKVAMLGVRQASLDAYGAVSEVVAREMAEGACHWSRAQVSVAVTGIAGPNGGSLEKPVGTVWIAWRWPDGKVTSQHCLFQGDRESVRRRSVKAALEALRDGL
- the thpR gene encoding RNA 2',3'-cyclic phosphodiesterase, which translates into the protein MHQQSPKSTQVQAPAASRLFFALWPSDATRDAIYKASRETVEAADGKPVPAANFHMTLVFLGSVAQDALPLVQSIAASVQGDSLRVELDRYGYWEHPQVLWCGASRVLPAAANLAASLRERLMAAGFRPDPKPFVPHVTLARKVRRPGALGAFGPVTWETSDFALVNSVTGIHGSEYTPLATYALGARRAVK